One Halanaerobium hydrogeniformans genomic window, TTTTTTCCAGGCGCTTTTCTACAGCAGCTAGATCAGCCATCATTAATTCTGTATTAATAATATCTATATCTCTATCAGGTGATATCATCCCATCAACATGAGAAATATTTTTATCATCAAAACATCTTACCACCTGGGCAATAGCATCAACTTCTCTAATATGGGCTAAAAACTTATTTCCTAATCCTTCTCCCCGACTAGCTCCCTCAACAAGTCCTGCAATATCAACGAATTCTATCACAGTTGGCGTCTTTTTCTTAGGTTGATAAACTTCTGCTAACCAATCAAGCCTTGTGTCCGGTACAGGTACTACTCCAATATTTGGATCAATAGTACAAAAAGGATAATTTTCTGCATCAGCACCAGCCTCAGTTAAAGCATTAAAAAGGGTGGATTTACCCACATTTGGCAGACCAACAATTCCTATTTTCATTCAATAATCTTCCTTCCTATCTAAATAAATAATTATATCAGTTATATTTTTACTATAATTTCTTTTTAAAACTTTTTTCGAATTTACTACGGGGCAGCATTATTATCCTATCACACTTTTGGCATTTTAACTTGAAATCCATACCAACTCTTAAAATTTTCCAAACATCACCACCACAGGGGTGAGATTTTTTAAATTTCACCTTATCTCCAACTTCAAATTCTTCTGGCAATTTCAATCCCTCCTGTCATGATTTAAATTATTTCAACTTTATTTATTAGTTCAAGTTGAATTTAATTATATTAAAAAAATAATACCCAAAGCAACTGCCAAAGCTAAAAACAAAATAAAAATACAGCCTGGATCTTTATAAAAGGCTTTATCTGGATCATATTTGTAATTAAAGCTGCCTTTTTTGCGAGCTTTTTTAAGATATTTTACTGATTGAGAATAATCCCCCTCTTCCCGATAAATTACTCCCAGATTATTATAGGCTGGACCATAATCAGGATTAATATCTAGTGCTTTTTTATATAATTCTTTTGCCCGACTTTTTTGCCCTTCTTTTTTTGCCAAACTACCGAGATTAGTTAAAGCTGGAGGAAAATCTCTATCTATTTCTATAATTTCTTTTAATCTGTTTTCAGCTTTTTCATATTCTTTAGCATAAATATGCAAAATCGCCCTTTTGTTTAAAGCGGGCACAAAATCAGGTTTTTCGTCTAAAAAAATTTCTAATTTATTTATAGCTTTTTTATAATTATTTTTTTCAATAAGGTCAACAATTATTTGGTATTGCTGCAACTCTTTTTCAGTCAGTTTTTTTATATAATCTGATTCCCTCATGTTTTCACCCACTTTTTCTTAACTTCAATAAAGTATTATATCACATAAAGAAGTCAAACTGCAAAAATGGCCCCAATAAAATAGGGCCATTTTCGTGAATTTCAAGTATAAGTGGTTATTTGACTACCAACTGAGATCAGGATTTCTGGCAGCTTGTGTCTCATCAAGTCTGCGCACCGAAGTATTATGCGGTGCATTTTTAACTAATTCTGGATCTTCTTTTATTTCCCGGGAAATAGTCAGTAATGTTTCTACAAAACGATTTAAAGTATCAATGTTTTCAGTTTCAGTTGGTTCAATCATTAGTGCTTCTTTAACTACTAATGGGAAATATATTGTTGGAGCATATTGATCATAATCTAATAATCTTTTAGCTATATTAAGTGTTGAAACTCCTTGCTCTTTTTGCCTGCTGCCTGATAAAACAAATTCATGCAAACTGTCTGCAGCATAAGGAAGTTCAAATTCGTCTTTTAATTTTGCTTTTAAATAATTGGCATTTAAAACTGCATTTTCTGTTGTCTTTTTTAACCCAGAGCCTCCAACTGTTTTTATATATGCCCAGGCCCTTAACATTACACCATAATTACCATAAAAACTTTGAACTTTAGTGATTGAGCTTTCACGGTCATGATCCCAATAATATTTATCTTTAGCTTTTTTCAAAAGAGGTTTTGGTAAATAAGGAGCCAGAAAATCCTTAACTCCCACTGGACCGGAACCGGGTCCACCTCCTCCATGAGGTGTAGAAAATGTTTTATGAAGATTAAAATGCATTAAGTCAAAATCCATATCACCTGGCTTAGCATACCCCATTATGGCATTCATATTCGCTCCATCATAATAGACTAAACCACCCACATCATGGACAATTTCAGTTATTTTCAAAATATCTTCTTCGAAAATCCCTAGAGTGTTAGGGTTTGTCAGCATTAATGCAGCTGTGTTTTCGTCAACTGCAGCTTTTAAAGCATCTAAATCTACCATTCCTCTTTTGTTAGAAGCTATTTCTATCACATTATAGCCAGCCATTTTAGCTGTTGCAGGATTTGTTCCATGAGCTGAGTCAGGAACAATTACATTTTTTCTATTTTCATCTCTTTCTTCAAAATAATGGCGTACGATCATCAAAGAGGTAAACTCTCCGTGAGCTCCAGAAGCAGGTTGCAAAGTTATTTCATCCATCCCACTTATTTCTGCTAAATCAAGTTTTAAATCATATAGGATTTCCAATGATCCCTGAACTTGATCCTCATCCTGATAAGGGTGTAAATAACTGAGACCAGGAATTCTTGCAATTTCTTCATTGCGTTTTGGGTTATATTTCATTGTACAAGAACCAAGGGGATAAATCCCTGAATCAACTCCATAATTTAGTTCACTTAAAGCGGTATAGTGTCTAACTACATCTACTTCACTTACCTCAGGTAAATCTAAGTCTTCCCGCAGATAACCGTTAAGTTCTGTCTTGAAATCTCTTTCTTTAACATCTAATTCAGGTAATGAATAGGCTGTTCTACCGGGGCTGCTATAATCTTTAATTAGTTTTTCCTTCACTTAAAGCACCTCCAGTTTTTCCACAAAGTTATCCATATCTGCTTTAGTTATCTTTTCAGTTACACAGACAAGTAGACCTTCTCTACCGGCTTTTTTTAACTCATAACCAGCAATTATATCTTTTTCTAAAAGTTTTTCCTTGATTTTCTCAATGTTTTTAGAACTTTTTACTACAAATTCATGGAAAAAATTATCTTTATTGCTAACTTCAAAATCTGCCAGCTCATCTATTTTCTCGGCAAGATAATGTGCCTTATGATATGACTGTTCAGCAACCTCTGCTAATCCCTTTTTTCCCATTGTAGCCAGATAGATAGTAGCCATTAAAGCATTCAAAGCTTCATTTGTACAAATATTAGATGTTGCTTTTCCTCTTCTTATATGTTGTTCTCGAGTTTGTAATGTTAAAACAAAACCTTCTTTACCATCTACATCAGTAGTTTTCCCAACGATTCTACCAGGTAGCTGTCTCAACATCTTCCTATCACCTCTACAGGCCATAAAGCCAAGATAAGGACCTCCATAATTTAGGCCATTACCAAGACCCTGGCCTTCACCTACAACTATGTCTGCTCCGAATTCGGCAGGAGCTTTAAGTACACCAAGCAAAACAGGGTTAGCAATAACTACCAGAATCAATTTTTTGTATTCCGCTTTTATCCTAGCAATTTCTTCCATTTTTTCTATAGAACCCAAAAAATTAGGATATTGTACTACTAAAACCCCTGTATCTTTATCTATATTTTCTTTTATTAATTCAGGATCCATTATTTCTGAATCACTTTTGGGTTCTATAAATTCAAGTTGATGACCTTTACCATAACATTGAATTACCTCTTTATATGCAGGATGAATAGTATCTGTTAAAAGAACTTTTTTCTTTCTAGAAATCCTGGCCCCCATCGTTACTGCTTCAGCAGCTGCAGAACCCCCATCAAGCATTGACGCATTAGCAATATCCATGCCTGTTAACTCAGCGATCATGCTTTGATATTCATACATTGCTTCCAGAGTTCCCTGGCTGAGCTCAGCCTGATAAGGAGTATAAGCTGTATAAAATTCTGAACGAGAGATAAGAGCATCGATAACAGAAGGAACATAATGATCATAAGCACCAGCACCAAGAAAAGATGTCATTTCTTCCAAACATTTATTTTTAGCAGCAGCTTTTTTAGCTAAATCCATTAATTCTAACTCCGAGATTCCAGAATCTACATCTAAATCACAATCTAAAGATATTTCTTTAGGAATCATTTTAAAAAGATCTTCAACTGCCTCAATCCCAATTTCTTTAAGCATTTCATTCCGTTCTGCTGTAGTATTTGAAATATAATCCATTTTTATGCCTCCTCGAGAAAATCAGCATACTCCTCAGCAGATAATAATTCATCAAGCTCAGAAAGATCTTCTGCCTCTACCTTAATTAACCAGCCTTCACCATAAGGGTCATCATTGATCAGTTCTGGTTGATCGAATAATGTTTCATTAATTTCTATAACCTTAGCACTAACCGGTATAAATGTATCTGAAACAGCCTTTACAGATTCAAGCACTCCAAAAGTATCACCACTTTCAAATTCCTCACCAACTTCAGGTAATTCAACAAAAACGATATCTCCCAATTCTTCCTGAGCAAAGTCAGAAACCCCAATAATTAGAAGTCCATCTTCTTTTCTAACCCATTCATGCTCCTCAGAATACAACAAACCTTCTTTTACACTCATTCTTATTCCTCCTTTTAGTTTTGCTGACTTAATCTTAGCTAAAGCATAAAAAAATTTATTAATATTTGCCAATTCAAACCCTAAATAAATGTTTTGTAATTAGACAAAAGGTAGTTCTACTATTTCTGCATCTATAAATCTTTTCCTTACTTTTATTCCAACCTTATTGCCAGGCTCAATATAATCGCTTTTTATATATCCCATAGCAATTCCCTTTTTCAACAAAGGAGAATAACTCCCACTGCTCACTTCTCCAATTTCTTGATCTTCACAGTAGATTTTATGTCCTTTTCGAGCAACCCCGCGTCCCTGAATCATAAATCCTGTCCGTTCTCTTTTAATACCTTTTCTTTTTAATTCTTTGAGCTTTTCTTTTCCTATAAAATCACCTTTATCAAGTTTAACTACCCAACCCAACTTAGCTTGGTATGGATCAATATTTTCATCTATATCATTGCCATAAAGAGGGAATCCCTTTTCAAGCCTAAGGGTATCACGCGCTCCTAATCCAGCAGGGAGTATTTCAAACTTTTTACCTGCTTTTATTATATCATGCCAGATTTTTTCTGCATATTCTGCTTTAAAATATAGTTCGTAGCCCAGTTCTCCAGTATAACCGGTCCTAGAAATAATCATATCTTTTCCAGCGACCTTACCTTCTTTAAATCGATAATAATTAATCTCTTGAAGATTAAGATCGGTTAATTTAGTTAAAACCTTTTGCGAGTCTGGACCCTGCAGAGCGAGCATTGCATAGTGCTCAGTTCTATTCTCTATCTGAGCATCGTTATCTAAGTGTTCTTTAATCCAATCAAAATCTTTCTCCGTGTTAGAAGCATTTACTACCAGCAAAAACTTGTTTTTTTGCAACTTATAAACCACCAAATCATCAATAATACCACCGTTTTCATTGCAGATAAGTGTATAAAGAACTTTACCCTTATCAAGCAGTTGAGCATCATTTGTTATAATTCTTTGAAGTGATTTTTCAGCTCCACCACCCGTGAGCAGCAGTTCTCCCATGTGTGAAATATCAAAAAGGCCACATCTCTTTCTGACAGCAAGGTGTTCTTCAATAATTCCACTATACTCAACAGGCATTTCCCAACCACCGAAATCAGTCATTTTTGCTCCAGATTCTTTGTGAATTGCATTCAGTGGAGTTTCCTTCATATTACTACCTCCTCTTGACATCCTGTTCCTAAATTTTAAAATTTTAATAAAGAAAATACTTATAACTTATCTAAAAAATTAAAAACAGGGAGCCAGACTAAAGCTGACTCCCTGTTCATTATATTCTCCTGTTAAATGTTCAGAGTTCCGTCCAGCTGGATTCTATTTGCCTGAGAGTTTCAGTTCCCCTTGCTCCTTCGGCGCCCTTTTTAGGGTCTCTCACCCAGCCTTCAACCGCTGTATTCTATTTGTTTTTATTATATCTTATTTTTTTTTGTAATGCAAAAACAATTTTAAAAAACGATCGAACTTAAAATCACTGCAACAGCAAGTGCTGGAAGTAAATTACCAGTTTTGATATTTTCTGTTTTAGCTAACATATTCAAGCCAATAGCAACAATCAACAAGCCCCCTGTTGCGGTCATAATTCTAATCATATCTGCTGTTAAAAAACCTTCCGCCCAGGATGCAAAAATAGTTATACTACCCTGATAAATTAAGATTGGTATCGCTGAAAAAGCCACTCCAATCCCTGAGCTGGCGGCAAAAGCTATTGCTGTTACTCCATCTAACAAAGATTTAGTGAAAAGTATGCTGGGATCATTATTTAAACCATCCTGTATAGATCCCATTATAGCCATGGCTCCTACACAATAGATTAGGCTTGCCTGTACAAAGCCCTGCACAAAAAGAGCATCTTTTGCTGCAAAGCGTTCTTTTAAAGTGTTACCAAAATCATTGAGTCTTTTCTCTATTTCTAAGAGTTCTCCGATAACTGCTCCAATAACCAGGCTGAAAATGACAAGAATAATGTCAGGAGATTTTTCAATACTTAAAGCCATTTGAAAACCAATTAAAATGACAGCTAAACTAATTCCCTGGATTAAGGTTTTTTGAATTTTATCTGGAAACTTACCTCTGAAAATAACACCTAATGTACTGCCCGCTAAAACAGACAATACATTAACTAATGTTCCAATCATCAAACCACCTGTCTATTCTATTATTTGAGTGTTTCACGTGAAACATTTTAATTTAACTTTGCAATGATTTCTTCTAACTTTTCTAGGCTTTCGATTTCTATGGTTAATAATTTGTTCTTTTTGCGTGATTTTATTTTAACATTGCTGCCAAGGCTTGCTGCTATTTTTTCTACAGCTGCAACCCACTCTTTAGGTAGTTCTTTTGTTTTAGATTTGTTTTTGTTTTTATGAGTAGGATTTTTTAGTTCTTCGACAAATTCTTCTGTTGCACGAACTGTTAAATCCTTAATAATTATATTTTCACAGGCAGGACCCTGAGCTTCTATATCTAAACCCAGCAGTGCTCTTGCATGCCCAACAGTAATTGTTCCTCTTTCTAAATGTTTAAGAACTTTATCGCTTAACTTAAGCAATCTTATCATATTTGAAACAGTAGATCTATTTTTACCAACTCTCTGGGCAAGTTCTTCCTGGGTTATATCAAAATTATCAAGCATTTTTTTATAAGCTCTTGCCTCTTCGATAGGATTTAAATCCTCCCGCTGAAGATTTTCTATTAAAGCAATTTCAAGCATCTCCTGATCATCAAAACTTCTTA contains:
- a CDS encoding tetratricopeptide repeat protein gives rise to the protein MRESDYIKKLTEKELQQYQIIVDLIEKNNYKKAINKLEIFLDEKPDFVPALNKRAILHIYAKEYEKAENRLKEIIEIDRDFPPALTNLGSLAKKEGQKSRAKELYKKALDINPDYGPAYNNLGVIYREEGDYSQSVKYLKKARKKGSFNYKYDPDKAFYKDPGCIFILFLALAVALGIIFLI
- the gcvPA gene encoding aminomethyl-transferring glycine dehydrogenase subunit GcvPA, with the protein product MDYISNTTAERNEMLKEIGIEAVEDLFKMIPKEISLDCDLDVDSGISELELMDLAKKAAAKNKCLEEMTSFLGAGAYDHYVPSVIDALISRSEFYTAYTPYQAELSQGTLEAMYEYQSMIAELTGMDIANASMLDGGSAAAEAVTMGARISRKKKVLLTDTIHPAYKEVIQCYGKGHQLEFIEPKSDSEIMDPELIKENIDKDTGVLVVQYPNFLGSIEKMEEIARIKAEYKKLILVVIANPVLLGVLKAPAEFGADIVVGEGQGLGNGLNYGGPYLGFMACRGDRKMLRQLPGRIVGKTTDVDGKEGFVLTLQTREQHIRRGKATSNICTNEALNALMATIYLATMGKKGLAEVAEQSYHKAHYLAEKIDELADFEVSNKDNFFHEFVVKSSKNIEKIKEKLLEKDIIAGYELKKAGREGLLVCVTEKITKADMDNFVEKLEVL
- a CDS encoding ParB/RepB/Spo0J family partition protein encodes the protein MSKKRLGKGLSALINNDDNIDQSRVEEVFIDQIEANPFQPRRNFDEEALKELASSIKEKGLIQPITLRKIKAEKYQIVAGERRWRASKILDLAKIPAVIRSFDDQEMLEIALIENLQREDLNPIEEARAYKKMLDNFDITQEELAQRVGKNRSTVSNMIRLLKLSDKVLKHLERGTITVGHARALLGLDIEAQGPACENIIIKDLTVRATEEFVEELKNPTHKNKNKSKTKELPKEWVAAVEKIAASLGSNVKIKSRKKNKLLTIEIESLEKLEEIIAKLN
- a CDS encoding DUF554 domain-containing protein, encoding MIGTLVNVLSVLAGSTLGVIFRGKFPDKIQKTLIQGISLAVILIGFQMALSIEKSPDIILVIFSLVIGAVIGELLEIEKRLNDFGNTLKERFAAKDALFVQGFVQASLIYCVGAMAIMGSIQDGLNNDPSILFTKSLLDGVTAIAFAASSGIGVAFSAIPILIYQGSITIFASWAEGFLTADMIRIMTATGGLLIVAIGLNMLAKTENIKTGNLLPALAVAVILSSIVF
- the gcvH gene encoding glycine cleavage system protein GcvH, translating into MSVKEGLLYSEEHEWVRKEDGLLIIGVSDFAQEELGDIVFVELPEVGEEFESGDTFGVLESVKAVSDTFIPVSAKVIEINETLFDQPELINDDPYGEGWLIKVEAEDLSELDELLSAEEYADFLEEA
- the gcvPB gene encoding aminomethyl-transferring glycine dehydrogenase subunit GcvPB — encoded protein: MKEKLIKDYSSPGRTAYSLPELDVKERDFKTELNGYLREDLDLPEVSEVDVVRHYTALSELNYGVDSGIYPLGSCTMKYNPKRNEEIARIPGLSYLHPYQDEDQVQGSLEILYDLKLDLAEISGMDEITLQPASGAHGEFTSLMIVRHYFEERDENRKNVIVPDSAHGTNPATAKMAGYNVIEIASNKRGMVDLDALKAAVDENTAALMLTNPNTLGIFEEDILKITEIVHDVGGLVYYDGANMNAIMGYAKPGDMDFDLMHFNLHKTFSTPHGGGGPGSGPVGVKDFLAPYLPKPLLKKAKDKYYWDHDRESSITKVQSFYGNYGVMLRAWAYIKTVGGSGLKKTTENAVLNANYLKAKLKDEFELPYAADSLHEFVLSGSRQKEQGVSTLNIAKRLLDYDQYAPTIYFPLVVKEALMIEPTETENIDTLNRFVETLLTISREIKEDPELVKNAPHNTSVRRLDETQAARNPDLSW
- the gcvT gene encoding glycine cleavage system aminomethyltransferase GcvT, with product MKETPLNAIHKESGAKMTDFGGWEMPVEYSGIIEEHLAVRKRCGLFDISHMGELLLTGGGAEKSLQRIITNDAQLLDKGKVLYTLICNENGGIIDDLVVYKLQKNKFLLVVNASNTEKDFDWIKEHLDNDAQIENRTEHYAMLALQGPDSQKVLTKLTDLNLQEINYYRFKEGKVAGKDMIISRTGYTGELGYELYFKAEYAEKIWHDIIKAGKKFEILPAGLGARDTLRLEKGFPLYGNDIDENIDPYQAKLGWVVKLDKGDFIGKEKLKELKRKGIKRERTGFMIQGRGVARKGHKIYCEDQEIGEVSSGSYSPLLKKGIAMGYIKSDYIEPGNKVGIKVRKRFIDAEIVELPFV
- a CDS encoding DUF951 domain-containing protein, with product MPEEFEVGDKVKFKKSHPCGGDVWKILRVGMDFKLKCQKCDRIIMLPRSKFEKSFKKKL